In Gymnogyps californianus isolate 813 chromosome 1, ASM1813914v2, whole genome shotgun sequence, the following are encoded in one genomic region:
- the HDHD5 gene encoding LOW QUALITY PROTEIN: haloacid dehalogenase-like hydrolase domain-containing 5 (The sequence of the model RefSeq protein was modified relative to this genomic sequence to represent the inferred CDS: inserted 1 base in 1 codon) — protein sequence MALRGCLRAGRXLLRAAGPRGPPARGGCAGGRPPAFGFLFDVDGVLVRGSQAVPAARQAFRRLADSSGRLRVPVVFLTNAGNCLRSAKARELSQALGLQVSPEQVILSHSPLRLFSQFHQKCMLVAGQGPVEENALNLGFKHVVTVEALRKAYPLLDMVDQSRRPKELPPPTTGFPTIEGVILFGEPVRWETSLQLIIDVLLSNGNPGAELQDIPYPHLPVLACNMDLLWMAEAKMPRFGHGTFLLCLENIYKKVTGRELKYEALIGKPSTVTYRYAEYLIKQQAEKQGWKSPIQRLYAVGDNPMSDIYGANLYNNYLKSAHQNQVQAGVKRSPQPASPQTEDHLELRRDCNNSVESCESILVCTGVYRHNADVPSKTEECMMETVFHGHRDFCFDPSLVEASYIVQDVNDAVQLAFKKENWS from the exons ATGGCGCTGCGCGGCTGCCTGAGGGCCGGGC GGCTGCTGcgcgccgcggggccgcgggggccgcccgcccgcggggGCTGCGCCGGGGGCCGG CCGCCGGCCTTCGGGTTCCTCTTCGACGTGGACGGGGTGCTGGTGCGGGGCAGCCAGGCGGTGCCCGCCGCCCGCCAGGCCTTCCGCAGGCTGGCGGACAGCAGCGGGCGGCTCCGGGTGCCCGTCGTCTTCCTGACCAACGCCGGCAACTGCCTCAGGTCGGCCAAGGCCCGAGAGCTCTCCCAGGCGCTGGGGCTGCAG GTGTCTCCGGAGCAGGTGATCCTGTCCCACAGCCCCCTGCGGCTCTTCAGCCAGTTCCACCAGAAGTGCATGCTGGTGGCCGGGCAGGGGCCCGTGGAGGAGAACGCCCTGAA CCTGGGGTTCAAGCATGTGGTCACTGTAGAGGCACTGAGGAAGGCATATCCCCTGTTAGACATGGTGGATCAGAGCCGGAGGCCAAAGGAGCTG cCTCCTCCAACCACTGGCTTCCCCACTATCGAAG GGGTGATTCTGTTTGGTGAGCCAGTGAGGTGGGAGACAAGCCTGCAACTTATTATTGATGTACTCTTGAGCAATGGGAAccctggggcagagctgcaAGACATACCATACCCCCATCTGCCTGTCCTTGCCTGCAACATGGATCTCCTGTGGATGGCTGAAGCCAAGATGCCCAG GTTTGGCCATGGcactttccttttgtgcttGGAGAACATCTACAAGAAAGTGACAGGCCGGGAGCTGAAGTACGAGGCCTTGATTGGCAAACCCAGCACAGTCACCTACCGCTATGCCGAATACTTGATAAAACAGCAGGCAGAGAAACAGGGCTGGAAGTCTCCCATCCAACGCCTCTATGCAGTTGG GGATAACCCTATGTCCGATATCTATGGGGCAAACCTCTACAACAACTACCTCAAGTCAGCTCACCAGAACCAGGTCCAGGCTGGGGTGAAGAGGAGCCCACAGCCAGCCAGTCCCCAAACTGAGGATCACCTCGAGCTGAGGAGGGACTGCAACAATTCAGTGGAGAGTTGCGAGTCGATTCTGGTCTGCACTGGGGTCTACCGCCACAATGCAGATGTTCCCAGTAAAACGGAAGAGTGCATGATGGAGACAGTGTTCCATGGCCATCGGGACTTCTGCTTTGACCCCAGCCTGGTGGAGGCATCTTACATAGTGCAGGATGTGAATGATGCTGTGCAGCTTGCTTTCAAGAAAGAGAACTGGAGCTAG
- the TMEM121B gene encoding LOW QUALITY PROTEIN: transmembrane protein 121B (The sequence of the model RefSeq protein was modified relative to this genomic sequence to represent the inferred CDS: inserted 2 bases in 2 codons) produces MHRAASNQRSVSSSSGSFQPPPPPPLPHAADRQPLCPGGSSSGGSRRGSGSSSGSARARRPRSPRSSTEEEEEEEEEEEEEDSISISKPLRWGFQALSLVLLLGQGALLDLYLIAVTDLYWCSWIATDLVLAAGWGIFFCRNSRARRRERPPPPPGPPPPHPLLLHGPPGGRGAGGRGAGAPPAXGDFAYAHLAWLIYSIAFTPKAALILGTSILELIELRLPLGTTGFRITLALSAPLLYCLLRAIGTEGAGQLLLPPQPPPQHRAAAAFLATCLDLLDSFSLLELVLQPGRPAPLPAPLRYLLIAVYFLCLASPVLWLYELSAARXPGAARLALHLLLPAGLLDAPLLALRCLLLLRYQQPLSLFMLKNLFFLACRGLEALETCCLLRPAAAPPPAKYGPAAAAPAAAAPLAHGLSDADVGPHGYVNALAVTAQG; encoded by the exons ATGCACCGCGCTGCCTCCAACCAGCGCTCggtctcctcctcctcgggcTCCTtccagccgccgccgccgccgccgctgccgcaCGCCGCCGACCGGCAGCCCCTCTGCCCGGGGGGCTCCAGCAGCGGCGGCAGCCGGCGGGGCTCGGGGTCGAGCTCGGGCTCGGCGcgggcccgccgcccccgcagcccccgcagcagcaccgaggaggaggaggaggaggaggaggaagaggaggaggaggacagcatCAGCATCAGCAAGCCCCTg cgctggGGCTTCCAGGCGCTgtccctggtgctgctgctggggcagggcgCGCTGCTGGACCTCTACCTGATCGCCGTCACCGACCTGTACTGGTGCAGCTGGATCGCCACCGACCTGGTGCTGGCGGCCGGCTGGGGCATCTTCTTCTGCCGCAACAGCCGGGCGCGCCGCCGGgagcggcccccgccgccccccgggccGCCGCCACCGCACCCGCTGCTGCTGCACGGCCCCCCCGgtggccgcggggccgggggccgcggggccggggccccCCCCG GCGGCGACTTCGCCTACGCGCACCTCGCCTGGCTCATCTACTCCATCGCCTTCACGCCCAAGGCGGCGCTGATCCTGGGCACCTCCATCCTGGAGCTGATCGAGCTGCGCCTGCCGCTGGGCACCACCGGCTTCCGCATCACCCTGGCGCTCTCCGCCCCGCTGCTGTACTGCCTGCTGCGGGCCATCGGCACCGAGGGCGCCGGGCAGCTGCTCCtgccgccgcagccgccgccgcagcaccgcgccgccgccgccttcctCGCCACCTGCCTCGACCTGCTCGACAGCTTCTCCCtgctggagctggtgctgcagccCGGGCGGCcggcgccgctgcccgccccgctgcGCTACCTCCTCATCGCCGTCTACTTCCTCTGCCTGGCCTCGCCGGTGCTGTGGCTCTACGAGCTcagcgccgccc cccccggcgccgcccgcctcgccctccacctcctgctgcCCGCCGGGCTGCTGGACGCCCCGCTCCTGGCGCTccgctgcctcctgctcctgcgCTACCAGCAGCCGCTCTCCCTCTTCATGCTGAAGAACCTCTTCTTCCTGGCCTGCCGCGGCCTGGAGGCGCTGGAGACCTGCTGCCtcctccgccccgccgccgccccgccgcccgccaagtacggccccgccgccgccgcccccgccgccgccgccccgctggCCCACGGGCTCTCCGACGCCGACGTGGGCCCCCACGGGTACGTGAACGCCTTGGCGGTCACCGCCCAGGGCTGA